In the Micromonospora narathiwatensis genome, one interval contains:
- a CDS encoding NUDIX hydrolase, giving the protein MPDTHTGLPAYAELHADATALLNRWTPTSPAAAVARDRTLELLTAGPVAMGRGHRAGHVTASALVLDATGRRVLLCLHGKFRKWVQLGGHCEPGDRALAAAALREATEESGIAGLVVDPEPIDVDIHPVACQGDSLHYDVRFAVLAPAGASERVSAESEALGWFPPDRLPEPLAHATEQLVAPALAALARRAAG; this is encoded by the coding sequence GTGCCCGACACCCACACCGGCCTGCCGGCGTACGCCGAGCTGCACGCCGACGCCACCGCGCTGTTGAACCGCTGGACGCCGACCAGCCCGGCCGCCGCCGTGGCCCGGGACCGAACCCTGGAGCTACTGACCGCCGGGCCGGTCGCGATGGGTCGCGGCCACCGCGCCGGGCACGTCACCGCGAGCGCGCTGGTGCTCGACGCGACCGGCCGGCGGGTGCTGCTCTGCCTGCACGGCAAGTTCCGCAAGTGGGTGCAGCTCGGCGGGCACTGCGAGCCCGGCGACCGGGCCCTGGCCGCCGCCGCGCTGCGCGAGGCCACCGAGGAGTCCGGGATCGCCGGGCTGGTCGTCGACCCGGAACCGATCGACGTGGACATCCACCCGGTCGCCTGCCAGGGCGACTCGCTGCACTACGACGTACGGTTCGCCGTACTCGCCCCGGCCGGGGCCAGCGAGCGGGTCAGCGCCGAGTCCGAGGCGCTGGGCTGGTTCCCGCCTGACCGGCTGCCCGAGCCGCTGGCTCACGCCACCGAACAGCTCGTCGCGCCGGCCCTCGCCGCCCTGGCCCGCCGCGCCGCCGGCTGA
- a CDS encoding acyl-CoA thioesterase, with protein MTDHPSTGPAGKPTSYSRVTLSRIMTAVDVNLYGTVHGGVLMKFVDDVAGAAAARHSGGTAVTASIDEIVFSEPVRVGDLVHAHAQVNWTGHTSMEVGVRVIAERWDSAEDEPVRVATAYLVFVGVDVGGAPRPVRPVLPETLEDERRYREAEIRRAHRLARRRAIQAHRAG; from the coding sequence ATGACAGATCATCCCTCCACCGGGCCGGCCGGCAAGCCGACCTCGTACTCGCGGGTCACGTTGAGCCGGATCATGACCGCTGTCGATGTCAATCTGTACGGGACCGTGCACGGTGGGGTACTGATGAAGTTCGTCGACGACGTCGCCGGGGCGGCGGCGGCCCGGCACAGCGGCGGCACCGCGGTCACCGCCTCGATCGACGAGATCGTCTTCTCCGAGCCGGTCCGGGTGGGCGACCTGGTGCACGCGCACGCCCAGGTCAACTGGACCGGGCACACCTCGATGGAGGTGGGCGTGAGGGTGATCGCCGAACGCTGGGACTCGGCCGAGGACGAGCCGGTCCGGGTCGCCACGGCGTACCTCGTCTTCGTGGGCGTGGACGTCGGCGGCGCGCCTCGCCCGGTCCGGCCGGTGCTGCCGGAGACCCTGGAGGACGAGCGGCGCTACCGGGAGGCGGAGATCCGTCGGGCCCACCGGCTGGCCCGCCGCCGGGCCATCCAGGCCCACCGCGCGGGCTGA
- a CDS encoding mannose-1-phosphate guanylyltransferase, giving the protein MFYAVIPAGGSGTRLWPLSRAGHPKFLHPLTGTPASLLQATVDRLSPLTTPERTLVVTGAAHVAAVARQLTGLPEENILVEPSPRDSCAAIALAAAVIAERAPAAVMGSFAADHLIGDPARWAETVRQAIRGAEQGSLMTVGITPTRPETGYGYLETGEPTGDGPLRPVIEFKEKPAAEVAEGYVRSGRHLWNASMFVWRVDVFLAELARQQPALHAGITAIAAAWGTPEQDDVLGTVWPTLPKISVDYAVMEGAATAGRVATVPGDFGWNDVGDFHTLGEVLPADGAGNVVLGADAKPGVLLRDSAGLVVVPHSGRLVAALGVRDLIVVDTPDALLVCPRERAQDVKKLVDELKERGEEGLV; this is encoded by the coding sequence ATGTTCTACGCCGTCATTCCGGCAGGTGGCAGTGGCACACGGTTGTGGCCGCTGTCCCGGGCCGGCCATCCCAAGTTCCTCCACCCGTTGACCGGCACGCCGGCATCGCTGCTCCAGGCGACGGTGGACCGACTGTCACCGCTGACCACCCCCGAGCGGACGCTGGTGGTCACCGGTGCCGCGCACGTCGCGGCGGTGGCCCGGCAACTGACCGGCCTGCCGGAGGAGAACATCCTGGTCGAGCCGTCGCCGCGCGACTCGTGCGCGGCGATCGCGCTGGCCGCGGCGGTGATCGCGGAACGTGCCCCGGCAGCGGTGATGGGCTCGTTCGCGGCCGACCACCTGATCGGCGATCCGGCGCGCTGGGCCGAGACCGTACGCCAGGCGATCCGCGGCGCGGAACAAGGCTCGCTGATGACGGTGGGCATCACCCCGACCCGGCCGGAGACCGGCTACGGCTACCTGGAGACCGGCGAACCGACCGGCGACGGCCCGCTGCGCCCGGTGATCGAGTTCAAGGAGAAGCCGGCCGCCGAGGTGGCCGAGGGCTACGTCCGCTCCGGACGGCACCTCTGGAACGCCAGCATGTTCGTCTGGCGGGTGGACGTGTTCCTGGCCGAGCTGGCCCGGCAGCAGCCGGCCCTGCACGCGGGGATCACCGCGATCGCGGCGGCGTGGGGCACCCCCGAGCAGGATGACGTCCTCGGCACGGTCTGGCCGACCCTGCCGAAGATCTCGGTGGACTACGCGGTGATGGAGGGGGCGGCGACCGCCGGCCGGGTGGCGACCGTTCCGGGCGACTTCGGCTGGAACGATGTCGGCGACTTCCACACCCTCGGCGAGGTGCTCCCCGCCGACGGGGCCGGCAACGTGGTGCTGGGCGCGGACGCCAAGCCGGGTGTGCTGCTGCGGGACAGCGCCGGCCTGGTGGTGGTGCCGCACTCGGGCCGGCTGGTGGCGGCCCTCGGCGTACGCGACCTGATCGTGGTGGACACCCCGGACGCGTTGCTGGTCTGCCCCCGCGAGCGGGCCCAGGACGTCAAGAAGCTGGTCGACGAACTCAAGGAGCGCGGCGAGGAGGGCCTGGTCTGA
- a CDS encoding coenzyme F420-0:L-glutamate ligase, whose protein sequence is MKLEILPVLGIGDVTEGDDLAALIATAAPWLRDGDVLVVTSKIVSKAEGRLVDVPADGPERLAARDEMLAAETARVVATRGATRIVQTHHGFVMASAGIDASNVDKTRLVLLPTDPDGSAEALRAALREHYHLDVAVIVSDTMGRPWRNGLTDVALGVAGMPAIRDHRGEIDPYGNELQLTQMAVVDELAGAAELIKGKCDQVPVAVVRGYLGVERAVDGQGARALIRDAELDLFSLGTAEARAVGLREAAVLPDGPGPTPADPAAVDRAIAAVAEVVAPGTVFTHVTDEAVRAGLIATVPGWPAPAGGLVLGTPPVPVDPADLVRFGADLQRLRTALAAEGISSALLSPPAGSTASAALAV, encoded by the coding sequence GTGAAGCTGGAGATCCTGCCGGTGCTGGGCATCGGCGACGTGACCGAGGGCGACGACCTGGCGGCGCTGATCGCCACCGCGGCGCCGTGGCTGCGCGACGGCGACGTGCTGGTGGTGACCAGCAAGATCGTGTCGAAGGCGGAGGGCCGGCTGGTCGACGTGCCCGCCGACGGGCCCGAGCGGCTGGCCGCCCGGGACGAGATGCTCGCCGCGGAGACCGCCCGGGTGGTGGCCACCCGCGGGGCGACCCGGATCGTGCAGACCCACCACGGCTTCGTAATGGCCTCCGCCGGCATCGACGCGTCGAACGTGGACAAGACCCGACTGGTGCTGCTGCCGACGGACCCGGACGGGTCCGCCGAGGCGCTCCGGGCGGCGCTGCGCGAGCACTACCACCTGGACGTCGCGGTCATCGTCAGCGACACCATGGGCCGGCCGTGGCGCAACGGGCTCACCGACGTCGCGCTCGGGGTGGCCGGGATGCCGGCGATCCGCGACCACCGGGGCGAGATCGACCCGTACGGCAACGAGCTCCAGCTCACCCAGATGGCGGTGGTGGACGAGCTGGCCGGCGCCGCCGAGCTGATCAAGGGCAAGTGCGACCAGGTGCCGGTGGCCGTCGTCCGCGGCTACCTGGGCGTCGAGCGGGCCGTCGACGGTCAGGGGGCACGGGCGCTGATCCGCGACGCCGAACTGGACCTGTTCTCGCTCGGCACCGCCGAGGCGAGGGCGGTCGGGCTGCGGGAGGCCGCCGTCCTGCCCGACGGCCCGGGACCGACGCCGGCCGACCCGGCCGCCGTCGACCGGGCGATCGCCGCGGTCGCCGAGGTGGTGGCGCCCGGCACGGTCTTCACCCACGTCACCGACGAGGCGGTACGCGCCGGCCTGATCGCCACCGTGCCCGGCTGGCCCGCGCCGGCCGGGGGGCTCGTCCTCGGGACCCCGCCGGTCCCGGTCGACCCCGCGGATCTGGTGCGTTTCGGCGCCGACCTGCAACGCCTGCGGACCGCCCTGGCCGCCGAGGGCATCTCCTCGGCACTGCTGTCGCCACCGGCCGGCAGCACGGCGAGCGCCGCCCTGGCCGTCTGA
- a CDS encoding ArsR/SmtB family transcription factor: MLKVIFTSEDILRTRVAPTADPVWELVLSLHLLQGRRNEPLLTEWRRSTARTLRKDSAAERFRLLLALNPPRGYFPDFLTPYASREGFQAGLAAVRGTPVDMLHRDLTRLAEENRLPTPAAALARGEPEALRHLTDSMARYHSLAVTPYWPRIQAAVEADRARRARAMLDGGPEGLLASLRPGMRYAGGVLEVLDYPDSRELHLDGRGLLLVPSFFCAPTPVALLDPTLPPVLVYPVDRLGGLVPRTGPGAGRNPDGTREALGALLGRTRAAVLEAADDGCTTGEMARRLRISAAAASQHTTVLRNAGLLVSHRDRNTVLHTLTPLGRAVLDA; this comes from the coding sequence ATGCTGAAGGTCATTTTCACGAGCGAGGACATCCTGCGGACCAGGGTGGCCCCAACCGCGGATCCGGTCTGGGAGCTGGTCCTCAGCCTGCACCTGCTTCAGGGCCGCCGGAATGAGCCGCTGCTGACCGAGTGGCGCCGCAGCACGGCCCGCACCCTGCGGAAGGACAGCGCCGCCGAGCGGTTCCGCCTTCTCCTCGCCCTCAACCCGCCGCGCGGCTACTTCCCCGACTTCCTCACCCCGTACGCCAGCCGGGAGGGTTTCCAGGCGGGGCTGGCGGCCGTCCGGGGCACCCCCGTCGACATGCTGCACCGGGACCTGACCCGGCTCGCCGAGGAGAACCGGCTGCCCACCCCGGCCGCCGCGCTGGCCCGGGGCGAGCCCGAGGCGCTGCGCCACCTCACCGACTCGATGGCCCGCTACCACTCGCTCGCCGTCACGCCGTACTGGCCTCGGATCCAGGCGGCGGTGGAGGCCGACCGGGCGCGGCGGGCACGGGCGATGCTCGACGGCGGGCCCGAGGGCCTGCTGGCGAGCCTCCGGCCCGGCATGCGGTACGCGGGCGGGGTGCTGGAGGTCCTGGACTACCCGGACAGCCGGGAACTGCACCTGGACGGCCGGGGCCTGCTGCTGGTCCCGTCGTTCTTCTGCGCGCCGACCCCGGTCGCTCTGCTCGACCCGACGCTGCCGCCGGTGCTGGTCTATCCCGTGGACCGGCTCGGTGGCCTCGTCCCGAGGACGGGGCCGGGCGCCGGGCGGAACCCGGACGGCACCCGCGAGGCCCTCGGTGCCCTGCTCGGCCGTACCCGCGCCGCCGTGCTGGAAGCCGCCGACGACGGTTGCACCACCGGGGAGATGGCCCGCCGGCTGCGAATCTCCGCCGCCGCGGCCAGCCAGCACACCACCGTGCTGCGCAATGCCGGCCTGTTGGTCAGCCACCGGGACCGCAACACCGTGCTGCACACCCTCACCCCCCTCGGCCGCGCGGTCCTCGACGCCTGA
- a CDS encoding acyl-CoA dehydrogenase family protein, with product MAAEQSFDVYRLPEEHEAVREAVREVCTAKVAPHAAEADETGEFPKASYDALRAADFHAPHIPVEYGGAGADALATAIVIEEVARACAASSLIPAVNKLGTMPLILAGSAELKRKYLTPVATGEAMFSYCLSEPEAGSDAASMTTKAVRDGDHWVLNGVKRWITNAGVSEYYTVFAVTDPTARSKGISAFVVEKSDPGVSFGAPEKKLGIKGSPTREVYFDNVRIPADRMIGAEGTGFATAMRTLDHTRVTIAAQALGIAQGALDYAKGYVQERKQFGKPVAEFQGVQFMLADMGMKLEAARQLTYAAAGKSERGDADLTYFGAAAKCFASDAAMEITTDAVQLLGGYGYTRDYPVERMMRDAKITQIYEGTNQVQRIVMARQLLKG from the coding sequence ATGGCCGCAGAACAGTCGTTCGACGTTTACCGGTTGCCGGAGGAGCACGAGGCGGTCCGGGAAGCGGTCCGTGAGGTCTGTACGGCGAAGGTGGCCCCGCACGCCGCCGAGGCGGACGAGACCGGCGAGTTCCCCAAGGCGTCGTACGACGCGCTGCGCGCGGCCGACTTCCACGCCCCGCACATCCCCGTCGAGTACGGCGGCGCCGGCGCGGACGCGCTGGCCACGGCCATCGTGATCGAGGAGGTGGCCCGTGCCTGCGCGGCCTCCTCGCTGATCCCGGCGGTGAACAAGCTGGGCACCATGCCGCTGATCCTGGCCGGCTCGGCGGAGTTGAAGCGGAAGTACCTGACCCCGGTCGCCACCGGCGAGGCGATGTTCTCGTACTGCCTCTCGGAGCCGGAGGCGGGCAGCGACGCCGCCTCGATGACCACGAAGGCGGTCCGGGACGGCGACCACTGGGTGCTCAACGGCGTGAAGCGGTGGATCACCAACGCGGGCGTCTCCGAGTACTACACCGTCTTCGCTGTGACCGATCCCACAGCCCGCTCCAAGGGCATCTCGGCCTTCGTGGTGGAGAAGTCCGACCCCGGGGTCAGCTTCGGCGCGCCGGAGAAGAAGCTCGGCATCAAGGGCTCGCCCACCCGCGAGGTGTACTTCGACAACGTCCGGATCCCGGCGGACCGCATGATCGGCGCCGAGGGCACCGGCTTCGCCACCGCCATGCGCACCCTGGACCACACCCGGGTCACCATCGCCGCCCAGGCGCTCGGCATCGCGCAGGGTGCGCTGGACTACGCCAAGGGGTACGTCCAGGAGCGCAAGCAGTTCGGCAAGCCGGTGGCCGAATTCCAGGGCGTCCAGTTCATGCTCGCCGACATGGGCATGAAGCTGGAGGCGGCCCGGCAGCTCACGTACGCCGCCGCCGGGAAGTCCGAGCGGGGCGACGCGGACCTGACCTACTTCGGCGCCGCCGCCAAGTGCTTCGCCTCCGACGCCGCCATGGAGATCACCACCGACGCCGTCCAGTTGCTCGGCGGTTACGGCTACACCCGCGACTACCCGGTCGAGCGGATGATGCGGGACGCCAAGATCACCCAGATCTACGAGGGCACCAACCAGGTGCAGCGGATCGTGATGGCGCGCCAGCTCCTCAAGGGCTGA
- a CDS encoding acetoacetate--CoA ligase, whose protein sequence is MGDVLWTPPADVRERSRIGDYLRWLAEHRGLEFADYDALWRWSVTDLDAFWRSIWDYFEVVAHTPPTATLGERNMPGARWFPGVTLNYAENVLRMPGRADDDPVVIAYGQTRAPETLAAAQLREQVRRVAAGLRRLGVGPGDRVAAYAPNIPETFVLLLATASLGAIFSSCAPEFGTRSVTDRWQQIEPKVLVAVDGYRYGDKPVDRRGEVAAIRAALPSVAYTVGIAYLDPAGELPGAISWAELAAETDEPLTFTPVPFDHPLYVLYSSGTTGLPKPIVHGHGGILLEHLKMLALHHDLGPADRFFWFTTTGWMMWNFLVSGPAVGATIVLFDGNPGHPDLGALWRLAERTGTTYFGTSAPFLLACRKAGLVPREIAGLSALRGLGSTGAPLPAEGFTWVYENVGADLQLQSLSGGTDVCTGFVGGVALLPVHAGEITCRALGAKVEARSADGTPVIGQLGELVITEPMPSMPVGFWNDPDGARYREAYFEVYPGVWRHGDWITINERGGCVITGRSDATLNRGGVRLGTAEFYSVVEGLDEVVDSVVVHLEDDQGGAGELLLFVVLAEGLELDDELRKKICRELRNALSPRHVPDEIHQVRAVPRTLSAKKLEVPVKKILTGTPVDNAAAKGALANPESLTAFATFAQQRRTPTTHPTPA, encoded by the coding sequence GTGGGTGACGTGCTGTGGACGCCGCCGGCCGACGTACGCGAGCGGTCCCGGATCGGCGACTACCTGCGCTGGCTGGCCGAGCACCGGGGGCTGGAGTTCGCCGACTACGACGCGCTGTGGCGCTGGTCGGTGACCGACCTCGACGCCTTCTGGCGCTCGATCTGGGACTACTTCGAGGTGGTCGCGCACACCCCGCCGACCGCGACGCTGGGTGAGCGGAACATGCCCGGCGCCCGCTGGTTCCCCGGGGTGACGCTCAACTACGCCGAGAACGTGCTGCGGATGCCCGGCCGGGCCGACGACGACCCGGTGGTGATCGCGTACGGGCAGACCCGCGCGCCCGAGACGCTGGCCGCCGCGCAACTGCGCGAGCAGGTCCGCCGGGTGGCGGCCGGGCTGCGCCGGCTCGGCGTCGGCCCGGGCGACCGGGTGGCGGCGTACGCGCCGAACATCCCGGAGACGTTCGTGCTGCTGCTGGCCACCGCCAGCCTCGGCGCGATCTTCTCGTCCTGCGCGCCCGAGTTCGGCACCCGCAGCGTCACCGACCGGTGGCAGCAGATCGAGCCGAAGGTCCTGGTGGCCGTCGACGGTTACCGGTACGGCGACAAGCCCGTGGACCGGCGGGGCGAGGTGGCCGCGATCCGGGCCGCCCTGCCGTCGGTGGCGTACACGGTCGGCATCGCGTACCTCGATCCGGCCGGCGAGCTGCCGGGCGCGATCTCCTGGGCCGAGCTGGCGGCGGAGACCGACGAGCCGCTGACCTTCACCCCGGTGCCGTTCGACCACCCGCTCTACGTGCTCTACTCCTCGGGCACCACCGGCCTGCCCAAGCCGATCGTGCACGGCCACGGCGGCATCCTGCTGGAGCACCTGAAGATGCTGGCCCTGCACCACGACCTGGGCCCGGCGGACCGCTTCTTCTGGTTCACCACCACCGGCTGGATGATGTGGAACTTCCTGGTCTCCGGGCCGGCGGTGGGCGCGACGATCGTGCTCTTCGACGGCAACCCGGGCCATCCGGACCTGGGCGCGCTGTGGCGGCTGGCGGAGCGGACCGGCACCACGTACTTCGGCACCTCCGCGCCGTTCCTGCTGGCCTGCCGCAAGGCCGGCCTGGTCCCGCGGGAGATCGCCGGCCTGTCCGCGCTGCGCGGCCTCGGCTCGACCGGCGCGCCGCTGCCCGCCGAGGGCTTCACCTGGGTGTACGAGAACGTCGGCGCCGACCTCCAGCTCCAGTCGCTCTCCGGCGGCACGGACGTCTGCACCGGCTTCGTCGGCGGGGTGGCGCTGCTGCCGGTGCACGCCGGGGAGATCACCTGTCGGGCGCTCGGCGCGAAGGTGGAGGCCCGCTCCGCCGACGGCACCCCGGTGATCGGGCAGCTCGGCGAGCTGGTCATCACCGAGCCGATGCCGAGCATGCCGGTCGGCTTCTGGAACGACCCGGACGGTGCGCGCTACCGCGAGGCGTACTTCGAGGTCTATCCCGGGGTGTGGCGGCACGGGGACTGGATCACGATCAACGAGCGGGGCGGCTGCGTGATCACCGGCCGTTCGGACGCCACCCTGAACCGGGGCGGCGTACGGCTCGGCACCGCCGAGTTCTACTCGGTGGTCGAGGGGCTGGACGAGGTCGTCGACTCGGTTGTGGTGCACCTGGAGGACGACCAGGGCGGCGCGGGTGAGCTGCTGCTCTTCGTGGTCCTCGCCGAGGGGCTGGAGCTGGACGACGAGCTGCGGAAAAAGATCTGCCGCGAGCTGCGCAACGCCCTGTCCCCCCGGCACGTGCCCGACGAGATCCACCAGGTGCGGGCGGTGCCCCGTACCCTCTCGGCGAAGAAGCTGGAGGTCCCGGTCAAGAAGATCCTCACCGGCACCCCAGTCGACAACGCCGCCGCCAAGGGCGCCCTGGCAAACCCCGAATCCCTCACCGCCTTCGCCACCTTCGCCCAACAACGCCGCACCCCCACCACCCACCCCACCCCAGCCTGA
- a CDS encoding glycosyltransferase family 4 protein: MTAGRPPRVLIDATSVPADRGGVGRYVDGLLGALGRVCGSGVDLVVVSLRTDLERYTRMLPGAEVIPAPAAVAHRPARLAWEQTGLPLLAQQVGAEVLHSPFYTCPLRAGCPVTVTVHDATFFTEPEHYDKSRRTFFRSAIKTSLRRADRVIVPSKATRDELIRLLDADPTRIDVAYHGVDQAAFHAPGEEEKARVRARLGLGSSSYIAFLGAKEPRKNVPNLIRGWARAVADREDPPALVIAGGQGHDDDIDRAVAEVPSHLRLLRPGYLRYADLPGFLGGALVAAYPSYGEGFGLPILEAMACAAPVLTTPRLSLPEVGGDAVAYTSEAPDQIATDLAALLDDEQRRLSLAKAGFDRAKEFTWESSAEVHIAAWGRARS; encoded by the coding sequence GTGACCGCCGGTCGCCCGCCCCGCGTGCTCATCGACGCCACGAGTGTCCCCGCCGACCGTGGCGGCGTCGGTAGATACGTCGATGGCCTGCTCGGCGCCCTCGGCCGGGTCTGCGGCTCCGGCGTGGACCTGGTCGTGGTGAGCCTCCGCACCGACCTGGAGCGCTACACCCGGATGCTGCCCGGGGCCGAGGTGATCCCCGCCCCGGCGGCGGTCGCGCACCGTCCGGCCCGGCTCGCCTGGGAGCAGACCGGCCTGCCGCTGCTCGCCCAGCAGGTGGGCGCGGAGGTGCTGCACTCACCCTTCTACACCTGCCCGCTGCGGGCCGGCTGCCCGGTGACGGTCACCGTGCACGACGCGACCTTCTTCACCGAGCCGGAGCACTACGACAAGTCGCGCCGGACGTTCTTCCGCAGCGCGATCAAGACGTCGCTGCGCCGCGCCGACCGGGTGATCGTGCCGAGCAAGGCCACCCGGGACGAGCTGATCCGCCTCCTGGACGCCGACCCGACCCGGATCGACGTGGCTTACCACGGGGTCGACCAGGCCGCCTTCCACGCCCCCGGCGAGGAGGAGAAGGCCCGGGTACGCGCCCGCCTCGGGCTGGGCAGCAGCAGCTACATCGCCTTCCTCGGGGCCAAGGAGCCGCGCAAGAACGTACCCAATCTGATCCGCGGCTGGGCCCGGGCGGTAGCCGACCGGGAGGACCCGCCGGCGCTGGTCATTGCCGGCGGCCAGGGGCACGACGACGACATCGACCGCGCGGTGGCCGAGGTCCCGTCGCACCTGCGGCTGCTCCGCCCGGGTTACCTTCGCTACGCCGACCTGCCCGGCTTCCTCGGTGGCGCGCTGGTCGCCGCCTACCCGTCGTACGGCGAGGGTTTCGGCCTGCCGATCCTGGAGGCGATGGCGTGCGCGGCGCCGGTGTTGACCACGCCACGGCTCTCGTTGCCCGAGGTCGGCGGCGACGCGGTGGCGTACACCAGCGAGGCCCCGGACCAGATCGCCACCGACCTGGCCGCCCTGCTCGACGACGAGCAGCGCCGGCTCTCGCTGGCCAAGGCCGGTTTCGACCGGGCCAAGGAGTTCACCTGGGAGTCCAGCGCGGAGGTGCACATCGCCGCGTGGGGCCGGGCCCGGTCCTGA
- a CDS encoding UDP-glucose dehydrogenase family protein, whose protein sequence is MTIPYPNTQPMPAIAAVTPPSGAARPRVTFLGTGYLGATYAICYAELGYEVLGFDVDADKIAKLNAGEVPIHEPGLDELLRRNLAAGRLRFSTDIQETADFGDVHFICVGTPQRADGMGADLSYVEASVTSLAQHLTRKALIVGKSTVPVGTAEWVEQLVGKHTPADLGVEVAWSPEFLQEGFAVDDVLRPNRIVVGVKSEWANGMLYAAHKGVFDLAATEDREVPLVVTDFATAELVKVAANAFLATKISFINAMAEVCEAAGGDVTQLARSIGYDPRIGNRFLQAGLGFGGACLPKDIRAFQARAQELGAGEALRFLHEVDLINLRRRTRVVQVAADLLGRRSGPAGPDLSGTRIAVLGATFKPNTDDVRDAPALAVAALLGKAGADVHVFDPQGMENARRAVPELTYEATMNDAVRDADLVCVLTEWAEFRNADPVALGELVNGRKVVDGRNCLDSTLWTQAGWAYRGMGRP, encoded by the coding sequence GTGACCATCCCGTACCCGAACACCCAGCCGATGCCGGCCATCGCCGCGGTGACCCCGCCCTCGGGCGCGGCCCGGCCCCGGGTGACCTTCCTCGGCACCGGCTACCTCGGCGCGACGTACGCCATCTGCTACGCCGAGCTGGGCTATGAGGTGCTCGGCTTCGACGTCGACGCGGACAAGATCGCCAAGCTGAACGCCGGCGAGGTGCCGATCCACGAACCCGGCCTGGACGAGCTGCTCCGGCGCAACCTGGCCGCCGGCCGGCTGCGGTTCAGCACCGACATCCAGGAGACCGCCGACTTCGGCGACGTGCACTTCATCTGCGTCGGCACCCCCCAGCGGGCCGACGGCATGGGCGCCGACCTGTCGTACGTCGAGGCGTCGGTGACCAGCCTCGCCCAGCACCTGACCCGCAAGGCGCTGATCGTCGGCAAGTCCACCGTCCCGGTGGGCACCGCCGAGTGGGTGGAGCAGCTGGTCGGCAAGCACACCCCGGCCGACCTGGGCGTCGAGGTGGCGTGGAGCCCGGAGTTCCTCCAGGAGGGCTTCGCCGTCGACGACGTGCTGCGCCCCAACCGGATCGTGGTCGGGGTCAAGAGCGAGTGGGCCAACGGCATGCTCTACGCCGCCCACAAGGGCGTCTTCGACCTGGCCGCCACCGAGGACCGTGAGGTGCCGCTGGTGGTCACCGACTTCGCCACCGCCGAGCTGGTCAAGGTCGCCGCGAACGCCTTCCTGGCCACCAAGATCTCCTTCATCAACGCGATGGCCGAGGTCTGCGAGGCCGCCGGCGGCGACGTCACCCAGCTCGCCCGTTCCATCGGGTACGACCCCCGGATCGGCAACCGCTTCCTCCAGGCCGGCCTCGGCTTCGGCGGCGCCTGCCTGCCCAAGGACATCCGGGCGTTCCAGGCCCGCGCCCAGGAACTCGGCGCCGGCGAGGCGCTGCGTTTCCTGCACGAGGTCGACCTGATCAACCTGCGTCGGCGTACCCGGGTGGTGCAGGTCGCCGCCGACCTGCTCGGCCGCCGGTCCGGGCCGGCCGGTCCGGACCTCTCCGGCACCCGGATCGCGGTGCTCGGCGCCACCTTCAAGCCGAACACCGACGACGTGCGGGACGCCCCGGCGCTCGCGGTCGCCGCGCTGCTCGGCAAGGCCGGCGCCGACGTGCACGTGTTCGACCCGCAGGGCATGGAGAACGCGCGCCGGGCGGTGCCCGAGCTGACGTACGAGGCGACCATGAACGACGCCGTCCGCGACGCCGACCTGGTCTGCGTCCTCACCGAGTGGGCCGAGTTCCGCAACGCCGACCCGGTCGCCCTGGGCGAACTGGTCAACGGGCGCAAGGTGGTCGACGGGCGCAACTGCCTCGACTCCACACTGTGGACGCAGGCGGGCTGGGCCTACCGCGGCATGGGCCGCCCCTGA
- a CDS encoding TIGR03089 family protein gives MADNIARVFADAIATDPTRPLLTWYDDATGERTELSGATLANWVAKTANMLVDEAALGPGDTAATLLPPHWQTAAVLLGCWSAKLTVVDVPGDVDVLFAAAGGIDAAAAWSAGERYALALDPFALPMREVPAGFTDFVSTVRGHGDHFTPYPQGGEGDAELLARAEARAAELCLTLGDRLLVDVTRHPDPVDWLLAPLTAGATLVPCANLDESRLNSRTASEKITHTLP, from the coding sequence ATGGCCGACAACATTGCCCGGGTCTTCGCCGACGCGATCGCGACCGACCCCACCCGACCCCTGCTGACCTGGTACGACGACGCCACCGGCGAGCGCACCGAACTGTCCGGCGCGACGCTCGCGAACTGGGTGGCCAAGACGGCCAACATGCTGGTCGACGAGGCCGCCCTCGGCCCCGGCGACACGGCCGCCACGCTGCTGCCCCCGCACTGGCAGACCGCCGCCGTGCTGCTCGGCTGCTGGTCGGCGAAGCTGACCGTGGTCGACGTTCCAGGGGACGTGGACGTGCTCTTTGCCGCCGCCGGCGGGATCGACGCGGCGGCGGCCTGGTCGGCCGGCGAGCGTTACGCCCTCGCCCTCGACCCGTTCGCCCTGCCGATGCGCGAGGTGCCGGCCGGGTTCACCGACTTCGTCTCGACGGTGCGCGGGCACGGCGATCACTTCACCCCGTACCCCCAGGGTGGCGAGGGGGACGCGGAGCTGCTGGCCCGCGCGGAGGCCCGCGCCGCGGAGCTCTGCCTCACCCTCGGCGACCGCCTGCTGGTCGACGTGACACGCCATCCGGACCCGGTCGACTGGCTCCTCGCCCCGCTCACGGCCGGCGCCACCCTGGTCCCCTGCGCCAACCTCGACGAGTCCCGCCTCAACTCCCGCACAGCCTCCGAAAAAATCACCCACACCCTCCCCTAA